One genomic window of Acidobacteriota bacterium includes the following:
- a CDS encoding Gfo/Idh/MocA family oxidoreductase, whose translation MNNKTNKFTRRDWLRTTAVASAALNLATFEVEASNIQPQTASMIGVPFEKHQTVRLGIIGVGERGTEMLGEWLAVEGVQVTALCDIDQARITKAVARVEKAGQKTPAVYTKSERDFENLCQRDDVDFIYIATPWDWHVPMAVAVMKGGKHCGVEVPAAMTVEECWTLVNTSEQTRRHCLIMENCCYGASELMLLNMTKAGVLGDLLHGECAYNHDLRFIINEGRSEGLWRRTPHTQRNGNLYPTHGFGPVSNYFGINRGDRLDYMVSMSSPALGLDEYRAKTVPKDSPKWKEKYVCGDVNTSLVRTVQGRTIMLQHNITTPRPYDRINLIQGTKGIFRDYPERIYIEGQPGGERFTNPDKYKAEFEHTLWKTVGELARKNGGHGGMDYIQLYRIVECMRQGLVPDIDVYDAAAWSVPGPLSDQSVAQGSAPVKFPDFTRGRWQQKRTVMS comes from the coding sequence ATGAATAACAAGACGAACAAATTCACCCGCCGCGACTGGCTGAGAACAACGGCGGTGGCCAGCGCGGCGCTGAACCTGGCAACTTTCGAGGTAGAAGCTAGTAACATACAACCCCAAACAGCTTCGATGATCGGCGTACCATTTGAAAAACATCAAACAGTGCGCCTGGGCATCATCGGTGTCGGTGAACGCGGCACAGAGATGCTGGGCGAATGGCTGGCGGTGGAAGGTGTGCAAGTCACGGCCCTGTGCGACATTGACCAAGCGCGCATCACCAAAGCCGTGGCGCGTGTCGAAAAGGCCGGACAGAAAACGCCCGCCGTTTACACCAAGAGCGAGCGCGACTTTGAGAATTTGTGCCAACGCGACGATGTGGATTTCATTTACATCGCGACGCCCTGGGATTGGCACGTCCCGATGGCCGTGGCCGTCATGAAAGGCGGCAAGCATTGCGGCGTCGAAGTCCCGGCGGCCATGACCGTGGAGGAATGCTGGACGCTGGTGAATACTTCGGAGCAGACGCGGCGGCATTGCCTGATAATGGAAAATTGCTGTTATGGCGCGAGCGAATTGATGCTGCTGAATATGACCAAAGCCGGTGTGCTGGGCGACCTATTGCACGGCGAATGCGCCTATAACCACGATCTGCGTTTCATCATCAACGAAGGCCGCAGCGAGGGCCTCTGGCGGCGCACCCCGCACACCCAACGCAATGGCAATTTGTATCCGACGCACGGCTTCGGCCCGGTGTCGAATTACTTCGGCATCAATCGCGGCGACCGCTTGGATTACATGGTTTCCATGAGTTCGCCTGCGCTCGGCCTGGATGAATACCGCGCGAAGACCGTGCCGAAAGACAGCCCAAAGTGGAAAGAGAAATACGTTTGCGGTGACGTCAACACCAGCCTGGTGCGCACGGTGCAGGGCCGCACGATCATGCTGCAACACAACATCACCACACCGCGCCCTTACGACCGCATCAACCTGATTCAAGGCACCAAAGGCATCTTCCGCGATTACCCCGAACGCATCTATATCGAAGGCCAACCCGGCGGCGAGCGTTTCACCAATCCGGACAAATACAAAGCCGAATTCGAGCACACGTTGTGGAAGACGGTCGGCGAACTGGCGCGCAAGAATGGCGGCCACGGCGGCATGGATTACATCCAGCTCTATCGCATCGTCGAATGCATGCGCCAAGGCCTCGTGCCCGACATTGATGTTTATGACGCCGCCGCCTGGAGCGTGCCCGGCCCCTTGAGCGATCAGTCGGTAGCGCAGGGCAGCGCGCCGGTGAAGTTTCCAGACTTTACGCGTGGGCGCTGGCAACAGAAACGCACTGTGATGTCGTAA
- a CDS encoding Na+:solute symporter — MHLSALDWIIAILAVAVCFIPALFFSKRSAKNTSEFFASGRSVPWWLAGLSMVATTFSSDTPNLVTDIVRRNGVAGNWVWWAFVLTGVATVFFYARLWRRSGVLTDLEFYEIRYSGHAASAVRGFRAIYLGLLFNCLIMATVNLAACKIAGILFGMERWQTLAFVGLLNVVFAAHSGLWGVLVIDMIQFFIKMTAVIAAAYFALKHPAVGGLDGLVSKLSTMKGPGGINYLNVLPDFNNNWDMAVAVFVMPIAVQWWAVWYPGAEPGGGSYIAQRMLASKSEKDALGAVLFFNVAHYVLRPWPWILVGLASILVYPQLSDIQTAFPNLDPKLLGHDIAYPAMLKFLPVGFVGLMVGGLVAANSSTILTHLNWGASYLVHDFYRRFIKRDGEERHYVFIGRVVTVILFFLSSGLVFVLDSAKDAFDIILQVGAGTGLLYLTRWFWWRINAWCEVVAMMSSFVISVLFIVLGKQGVYTGTSSGKLILTIAATTVCWVLAAYLAPQTDRQTLIEFYRKVRPTGPGWEPIRQAANISKADSVAAGDNIPQALLGWVAGCTMIWSSLFTVGNILYGRTSLALLLGAVFVMSGLVLINIVNKLWAGSSESQG; from the coding sequence ATGCATCTGAGCGCGCTTGACTGGATCATCGCCATTTTGGCCGTCGCCGTCTGTTTCATCCCCGCCCTGTTTTTTAGCAAACGCTCCGCCAAAAATACCTCGGAGTTCTTTGCCTCGGGCCGTTCCGTGCCCTGGTGGCTGGCCGGGCTTTCGATGGTGGCGACGACGTTCAGCAGCGATACGCCCAATCTGGTCACCGACATCGTGCGGCGCAACGGCGTCGCGGGGAATTGGGTCTGGTGGGCCTTTGTGCTGACCGGCGTAGCGACCGTGTTCTTTTACGCGCGGCTCTGGCGGCGTTCGGGCGTGCTGACCGATTTGGAGTTTTACGAGATTCGCTATTCGGGCCACGCGGCCAGCGCGGTGCGCGGCTTTCGCGCAATCTATCTGGGCTTGCTGTTCAACTGCCTGATTATGGCGACAGTGAATCTGGCCGCCTGCAAGATCGCGGGCATTCTCTTTGGGATGGAACGCTGGCAGACGCTGGCGTTCGTAGGTTTGCTCAACGTCGTGTTTGCCGCGCATTCGGGCCTGTGGGGCGTGCTGGTGATAGACATGATCCAGTTCTTCATCAAGATGACGGCGGTCATCGCGGCGGCGTATTTCGCGCTGAAGCATCCGGCGGTCGGCGGTCTGGACGGCTTGGTCAGCAAGCTTTCAACGATGAAAGGGCCGGGCGGCATCAACTATCTGAATGTGCTGCCCGATTTCAACAATAACTGGGACATGGCCGTGGCGGTTTTTGTGATGCCCATCGCCGTGCAATGGTGGGCGGTTTGGTATCCGGGTGCGGAGCCGGGCGGCGGCAGTTACATCGCGCAACGCATGCTCGCCTCGAAGTCCGAAAAAGACGCACTGGGCGCCGTCCTGTTTTTCAACGTCGCGCATTATGTCTTGCGCCCCTGGCCGTGGATTCTGGTCGGGCTGGCTTCGATCCTGGTGTACCCGCAACTGTCTGACATCCAGACCGCCTTTCCGAACCTTGATCCCAAGTTACTCGGCCACGACATCGCCTATCCCGCGATGCTCAAGTTCCTGCCGGTCGGCTTTGTCGGCCTGATGGTGGGCGGCTTGGTCGCCGCGAATTCATCCACGATCCTGACACATTTGAATTGGGGCGCGTCGTATTTGGTGCACGATTTCTATCGCCGCTTTATCAAGCGTGATGGCGAAGAGCGGCATTATGTGTTTATAGGCCGCGTCGTCACGGTCATCCTGTTCTTCCTCTCGTCCGGCTTGGTCTTTGTGCTCGATTCGGCCAAAGACGCCTTTGACATCATCCTGCAAGTCGGCGCGGGCACGGGGCTGCTTTACCTGACGCGCTGGTTCTGGTGGCGCATCAACGCCTGGTGCGAAGTCGTGGCGATGATGAGTTCGTTTGTGATCTCGGTGCTTTTCATCGTATTGGGGAAACAGGGTGTTTACACGGGTACTTCGTCCGGCAAGCTGATTCTGACCATCGCCGCGACGACGGTTTGTTGGGTGCTCGCCGCGTATCTCGCGCCGCAAACCGACCGCCAGACGCTGATCGAGTTTTACCGCAAAGTGCGCCCCACCGGCCCCGGCTGGGAACCGATTCGCCAGGCCGCCAACATCTCGAAAGCGGATTCCGTCGCGGCGGGCGATAACATCCCACAAGCCCTGTTAGGCTGGGTCGCCGGTTGCACCATGATTTGGTCGTCGCTGTTTACTGTCGGTAACATTCTGTATGGTCGCACGAGCCTAGCTTTGTTACTGGGCGCGGTCTTTGTTATGAGCGGCTTGGTGCTGATTAACATCGTCAACAAACTCTGGGCCGGATCGAGCGAGTCGCAAGGCTAA
- a CDS encoding type II toxin-antitoxin system VapC family toxin, which translates to MSSRKSCGVSAKRPIVPSSLWVLDTDHLSFVRRGYSSVAARLDKVPLPQRATTIVSVEEQLRGRFAMIARARNVKEWVAAYSIFQETLGDLMRLQLLPFDDAAATEFVRLKATVKRVGTQDLKIAAIVLSVNGTLVTRNQRDFARVPGLVIEDWTQP; encoded by the coding sequence ATGAGTTCCAGGAAGAGTTGCGGCGTATCCGCGAAGAGGCCAATCGTGCCTAGTTCATTGTGGGTACTCGATACCGATCATCTGAGCTTTGTACGGCGCGGTTACTCATCAGTTGCCGCCCGGTTGGACAAGGTGCCGCTGCCACAACGTGCGACCACGATTGTTAGCGTTGAAGAACAGCTTCGCGGGCGTTTTGCGATGATTGCGCGGGCCAGAAACGTCAAAGAATGGGTGGCGGCTTACAGCATATTTCAAGAAACGCTGGGCGATCTCATGCGATTGCAACTGCTGCCGTTTGATGATGCCGCTGCCACTGAGTTCGTGCGTCTGAAAGCGACCGTGAAGCGCGTCGGCACACAAGACCTGAAAATTGCCGCAATTGTCTTGAGTGTGAATGGCACGCTCGTCACCCGCAACCAGCGCGATTTCGCGCGCGTGCCGGGGCTGGTCATTGAGGATTGGACGCAACCTTGA
- a CDS encoding TonB-dependent receptor: MKTATQRLSVLLLVLGMVFSPLTATAQTYTATLTGTVADTQGAAVPNAKVVVTNQGTKLEYTAKTSDSGNYTIPFLPVGLYTISVEATGFKKLASNEIKLEVNQTARVNLEMQVGGVSETVTISDVAPILQTETVTVGNVITGNTISSLPLNGRAFQQLTLLVPGSITVAPNSFTSPQPNGSGGRPYVNGNREQGNAFLLDGISVDETLDNLIGYKPSIDALAEFRVETSNSSSEFGNVTGATVNATIKSGTNNWRGNVFEFLRNDALDANSWSNGRQKALTGVLVPKNKLRQNIFGGTLGGPIMKNKLFFFMDYQGSVQRTGGPGSVRVASPAWRSGDLRTLSPYIRDPQLPRTQLCQATPATPTAGVNYQQACFASGGVLGVIPANRIVNPVAKALFADNALYPLPDRIDPSNGTGIKDVVTANKFDGHQFDIRIDNRWGDKDNFSGRYSFGNNEVLGAKGALPIVLTGKSFSRPQNIALNWTHTFSPTVINEARIGLNRAVFINAGFDWAGIGKANNKFGIPGDQARTGLSGVTLGNGLAGIGNSLSDSYNATNTFHYGDNLTILRGRHSLKMGGQLQRYQQNRFYAGNNGILGFFTYGATFSGQPFSDFLLDLLTNKGKGGNPTDANRGVWGHRQNRLGFFFQDDYKVRNNLTFNLGMRWEYTSPVVEVKDRQSNFDIATGKLLVAGQNGNSRALYNAYHKGFEPRLGIAWTPEKFDGKLVVRAGYGITQYMEGTGSNLRLPLNPPFFTETDVPYDLSSGAGTITKGFTDLVSVGITGQLRVWNPNLRPQFTQQWNLTLEHQVFKNTTVSAGYVGHWATHLVAPTDINQPLPGTGPASGWIAAQNRRPLFGLYPTVTQTSVTDSWAISKYHSLQVMARQRFTKGLEFQASYTLSKSMTDNLGYYGSGGGVNTTQSAYSSNAYNRHGYNYGPAFFDARHNFIVSSTYDLPFGKGRMMGKDWHPIVNAVLGGWNVGNIVQRRTGFPITVTLGTGRSLQAPRGTERPNLIDKPLLNAGTPDCYIYNSNNRFCTGTGTTAFGLPDLGTFGSAGVGILYGPSFFNWDSTIGKKFYISEHKYFDFRAEFFNFTNTPNFNGPDRSWTLTSTTFGQITSTLNSARNLEFALKFHF; this comes from the coding sequence ATGAAAACAGCAACGCAACGTTTGAGCGTCCTGTTGCTCGTCCTCGGCATGGTTTTTTCGCCGTTGACTGCGACAGCGCAAACTTATACCGCGACGCTGACGGGCACGGTGGCTGATACGCAAGGAGCCGCTGTTCCAAACGCCAAAGTCGTCGTTACCAATCAAGGCACCAAACTCGAATACACGGCCAAGACCAGCGATTCGGGCAATTACACGATTCCGTTTCTGCCCGTTGGCCTTTACACAATCAGCGTGGAAGCGACAGGCTTCAAAAAGCTGGCCTCGAACGAGATCAAGCTCGAAGTCAACCAGACGGCGCGCGTTAATCTGGAAATGCAGGTCGGCGGCGTCAGCGAGACGGTGACGATTTCAGACGTGGCCCCGATTCTGCAAACCGAAACGGTGACGGTTGGCAACGTCATCACCGGCAACACCATCAGCAGCCTGCCGCTCAACGGGCGCGCCTTCCAGCAGTTGACGCTGCTGGTGCCGGGTTCGATCACCGTCGCGCCCAACAGCTTCACTTCGCCCCAGCCGAATGGCAGCGGCGGACGGCCTTACGTCAACGGCAACCGCGAGCAGGGCAATGCCTTTTTGCTCGACGGCATCTCGGTGGACGAGACGCTCGACAACCTGATCGGTTACAAGCCGAGCATTGACGCGCTGGCCGAGTTTCGCGTCGAGACCAGCAATTCCTCGTCGGAATTCGGCAACGTGACCGGCGCGACCGTCAACGCGACGATCAAATCGGGTACGAACAATTGGCGCGGCAACGTCTTTGAGTTCTTGCGCAACGACGCGCTCGACGCCAACAGTTGGAGCAATGGCCGCCAGAAGGCGCTGACCGGCGTGCTGGTGCCGAAAAACAAACTGCGCCAGAACATCTTCGGCGGCACGCTGGGCGGGCCGATCATGAAGAATAAGCTGTTTTTCTTCATGGATTATCAGGGTTCGGTGCAACGCACGGGCGGCCCCGGTTCGGTGCGTGTGGCTTCGCCGGCGTGGCGGTCAGGCGACCTGCGCACGCTTTCGCCTTACATCCGCGATCCGCAATTGCCGCGCACGCAATTGTGCCAGGCGACACCAGCCACGCCGACAGCGGGCGTGAATTATCAGCAGGCCTGTTTTGCTTCGGGCGGCGTGCTCGGTGTCATCCCGGCCAACCGCATTGTCAATCCGGTGGCGAAAGCGCTGTTCGCCGACAACGCGCTCTATCCGCTGCCTGACCGCATTGACCCTTCCAACGGCACGGGCATCAAGGATGTCGTCACCGCGAACAAGTTCGACGGCCATCAGTTCGACATCCGCATTGACAACCGTTGGGGCGACAAAGATAACTTCTCCGGGCGCTATTCCTTCGGCAACAACGAAGTGCTGGGCGCAAAGGGCGCGTTGCCCATCGTGCTGACCGGCAAATCGTTCAGTCGTCCGCAAAACATCGCGCTGAACTGGACGCACACCTTCAGCCCGACCGTCATCAACGAAGCGCGCATCGGTTTGAATCGCGCGGTCTTTATCAATGCGGGCTTCGACTGGGCCGGCATTGGCAAAGCCAATAATAAATTCGGCATCCCCGGCGATCAGGCGCGCACGGGTTTGAGCGGCGTCACACTCGGTAACGGGTTGGCCGGCATCGGCAACTCGTTGTCTGACTCTTACAACGCCACGAACACCTTCCATTACGGCGACAACCTGACCATCCTGCGCGGGCGGCATAGCCTGAAAATGGGCGGTCAGTTGCAGCGTTACCAACAGAACCGTTTTTACGCGGGTAACAACGGCATCCTGGGGTTCTTTACCTACGGCGCAACCTTTAGCGGTCAACCCTTTTCCGACTTCCTGCTCGACCTGTTGACGAACAAGGGCAAAGGCGGCAACCCCACTGACGCAAACCGTGGCGTGTGGGGACACCGGCAAAATCGCCTGGGCTTTTTCTTCCAGGATGATTACAAAGTGCGCAACAACCTGACCTTCAACCTGGGTATGCGTTGGGAATACACCTCGCCGGTGGTTGAGGTGAAAGATCGCCAGTCAAACTTCGACATCGCTACCGGCAAGCTGCTGGTGGCTGGGCAGAACGGCAACAGCCGTGCGCTCTACAATGCCTACCACAAAGGCTTCGAACCGCGCCTTGGCATCGCCTGGACGCCGGAAAAATTCGACGGCAAGTTGGTGGTACGCGCTGGTTATGGCATCACGCAATACATGGAAGGCACTGGCTCCAACCTGCGCCTGCCGCTCAACCCGCCGTTCTTCACTGAAACGGATGTGCCCTATGACCTGAGCAGCGGCGCGGGCACGATCACCAAAGGCTTCACCGATCTGGTGTCGGTCGGGATTACCGGCCAGTTGCGCGTTTGGAATCCGAACCTGCGTCCGCAATTCACCCAGCAATGGAACCTGACGCTGGAACACCAGGTGTTCAAGAACACCACGGTGTCGGCGGGTTACGTCGGTCACTGGGCGACGCATTTGGTCGCGCCGACCGACATCAACCAGCCGTTGCCGGGCACTGGCCCCGCTTCGGGCTGGATTGCGGCGCAAAACCGCCGTCCGCTCTTTGGCCTTTATCCCACGGTGACACAAACCAGCGTGACGGATTCATGGGCGATCAGTAAGTACCATTCGTTGCAAGTGATGGCGCGCCAGCGCTTCACCAAAGGCTTGGAATTCCAGGCTTCGTATACGCTCAGCAAGTCCATGACCGACAACCTGGGCTATTACGGCAGCGGCGGCGGCGTCAACACGACGCAAAGCGCTTATTCGAGCAATGCGTATAACCGGCATGGTTATAACTATGGCCCGGCGTTCTTTGACGCGCGGCACAACTTCATCGTGTCGAGCACCTATGACTTGCCCTTCGGCAAAGGCCGTATGATGGGCAAGGACTGGCATCCGATTGTGAACGCCGTCCTCGGCGGTTGGAACGTGGGCAACATCGTGCAGCGCCGCACCGGTTTCCCCATCACGGTTACGCTCGGTACGGGGCGTTCATTGCAAGCACCGCGCGGTACCGAACGTCCAAACCTGATTGATAAGCCGCTGCTCAATGCCGGCACGCCGGATTGTTACATTTACAATTCGAACAACCGGTTCTGCACGGGAACGGGCACCACGGCTTTCGGGCTGCCTGACTTAGGCACGTTCGGCAGCGCGGGCGTGGGCATTCTGTATGGGCCGAGTTTCTTCAACTGGGATTCGACGATTGGCAAGAAGTTCTACATCTCGGAACACAAGTATTTCGATTTCCGGGCGGAGTTCTTCAACTTTACCAACACGCCGAATTTCAACGGGCCGGATCGTAGCTGGACGTTGACTTCGACGACGTTCGGGCAGATCACCAGCACGCTCAATTCGGCGCGCAATCTGGAGTTCGCTTTGAAATTCCACTTCTAA
- a CDS encoding SH3 domain-containing protein: MAFNLLCLSQTLPPGTALSLNPAGTQLRWHERVLLDAQRDGFMSIKEIVSSPDQKQFVVIACGYECNDNAGFLLRADGGGKRKFTARWDAILQSAVEWSDDGRRLYYYRINSSGATAPRGAPAEGWIAVDVRTGAKTKAAMRKLKATTSYAVFNVGSNDVLNVRTSPDGNAAISGTLAHNTKGVRVTGAAVRVGGNNWVSIQAQGLTGWVNQNYLCEEHSITKTN; the protein is encoded by the coding sequence TTGGCATTCAATCTTTTGTGCTTGAGCCAAACCTTGCCGCCTGGCACGGCGCTATCTCTCAATCCCGCTGGCACCCAATTGCGCTGGCATGAGCGCGTGCTGCTGGACGCCCAACGGGATGGATTCATGTCCATCAAAGAGATCGTTTCTTCGCCCGATCAAAAACAATTTGTCGTCATCGCCTGCGGCTACGAATGCAATGACAACGCCGGCTTTCTCTTGCGCGCCGATGGCGGCGGCAAACGCAAATTCACGGCGCGTTGGGATGCCATCCTGCAAAGCGCCGTCGAATGGTCGGATGACGGACGGCGGCTTTATTACTACCGCATCAATTCCAGCGGAGCCACCGCGCCGCGTGGTGCGCCTGCCGAAGGCTGGATTGCGGTTGACGTGCGCACCGGCGCCAAAACGAAAGCTGCCATGCGAAAGTTGAAAGCAACCACCAGCTACGCCGTTTTCAATGTCGGCAGCAACGATGTGTTGAATGTGCGAACAAGCCCTGACGGCAATGCGGCAATCAGCGGCACACTGGCCCACAACACCAAAGGCGTGCGCGTGACCGGCGCGGCGGTGCGCGTTGGCGGCAACAATTGGGTGTCCATTCAGGCCCAGGGTCTGACGGGCTGGGTCAATCAAAACTATCTGTGCGAAGAGCACAGCATCACCAAAACCAATTGA
- a CDS encoding transmembrane 220 family protein: MKAFIIANYLFLAMFIFSVVVQYNDPDPLVWMSVYGLAALACIVALKRPAHWQLPGALLLYAALWAATIAPRVLGHVRFGELFEAWEMKDTRVEEGREFGGLLIVAAWMLVLFLRARRMRLTQHNPATQN, translated from the coding sequence ATGAAAGCCTTCATAATCGCCAACTACCTCTTCCTCGCCATGTTCATTTTCAGCGTTGTCGTGCAATACAACGACCCCGACCCGCTGGTCTGGATGTCAGTCTATGGCTTGGCGGCGCTGGCTTGCATCGTGGCGCTCAAGCGGCCTGCGCACTGGCAACTGCCCGGCGCGTTGTTGCTGTATGCCGCGCTCTGGGCCGCCACCATTGCGCCGCGCGTGCTGGGCCACGTGCGCTTCGGCGAACTATTTGAAGCCTGGGAGATGAAAGATACGCGTGTCGAAGAAGGGCGTGAGTTTGGCGGCTTGTTGATTGTGGCCGCCTGGATGCTCGTGCTTTTTTTACGGGCGCGGCGAATGCGGTTGACGCAGCACAACCCCGCAACGCAGAATTGA
- a CDS encoding DUF937 domain-containing protein, translating to MNLTGLLSGALGGEAVGQISQAIGADESTTSNAIQAALPMLIGGLARNTQSEDGAASLLNAVNKDHDGSILDDLGGFLSGGAASGIGGAILGHILGGRQGQVEQGISAASGLDMSKVGPLLAMLAPVVMGALGKANQQQGGMDASSLAGLLGGAHQEMSAGSPILGMLGGLLDRNHDGSALDDILGMAGRMMSGR from the coding sequence ATGAATTTAACAGGCTTATTGAGCGGTGCCTTGGGTGGCGAGGCGGTTGGACAAATTAGCCAGGCCATCGGCGCGGACGAAAGCACGACCAGCAACGCGATTCAGGCCGCCCTGCCGATGTTGATCGGTGGTTTGGCCCGCAACACACAATCGGAAGACGGCGCGGCCTCGCTGCTCAACGCGGTGAACAAAGATCACGACGGTTCTATTTTGGATGACCTCGGCGGCTTTCTCAGCGGCGGCGCGGCCAGCGGCATCGGCGGGGCCATCCTGGGCCACATCCTGGGCGGACGCCAGGGGCAAGTCGAACAAGGCATCAGCGCGGCCAGCGGTTTGGATATGAGCAAGGTCGGCCCCTTGCTGGCGATGCTGGCCCCGGTGGTCATGGGCGCGCTCGGCAAAGCCAATCAACAACAGGGCGGCATGGATGCCAGTTCGCTGGCGGGCTTGTTAGGCGGCGCGCACCAAGAGATGTCTGCGGGTTCGCCGATCCTAGGCATGCTCGGCGGTCTACTCGACCGCAATCATGATGGTTCCGCGCTGGATGACATCCTGGGCATGGCGGGCCGGATGATGAGCGGCAGATAA
- a CDS encoding NAD-dependent succinate-semialdehyde dehydrogenase, which translates to MKPYPLYLNGEWVTNTPFIDVHNPANGELLGSVSTIDRATVAQAIQHAHTAFQAWRKQTGKARGAFLNRIAEAVEKRSTEIARIISLENGKPLAQSVGEVAMTVDHLRWFAEEARRAYGRIVPPQVDGKRHLVIKSPLGVVGAIGPWNFPLVLGIRKAAPALAAGCTVVLKPSELTPLSTLAFAECVAEAKLPAGVFQVVLGDAPEIGQEFLAHPLCRKVTFTGSTAVGRLLIAGAAHTIKPLALELGGHAPVLVFDDIDLPRAVEGVVIAKTRNTGQSCIAANRIYVQRSIYDQFLDAFVTRMQALKVGGAFEPNVEVGPLIDAHGLHKALEHIENAVALGARVLCGGKRWGVTGYFIEPTVLADVPKDALCMSEETFAPIAPVCAFETEEEALELANASPYGLSAYAFTGSLDRAFRLMEGLEAGTIGINDGVPSTSNCPFGGIKQSGWGRELGTEGMEAFLETKHVSLGLQI; encoded by the coding sequence ATGAAACCCTATCCACTTTATCTAAACGGCGAATGGGTCACGAACACCCCATTCATTGATGTGCATAACCCCGCCAACGGCGAACTGCTCGGCAGCGTTTCGACGATTGACCGCGCGACGGTGGCGCAAGCGATTCAGCACGCGCACACGGCCTTTCAAGCCTGGCGCAAGCAAACCGGCAAGGCGCGCGGCGCATTTCTCAACCGCATTGCCGAGGCCGTTGAAAAGCGCAGCACCGAGATTGCGCGCATCATCTCATTGGAGAACGGCAAGCCGCTGGCGCAAAGCGTCGGCGAAGTCGCGATGACCGTGGATCATCTGCGCTGGTTTGCCGAAGAGGCGCGGCGCGCCTATGGCCGCATCGTCCCGCCACAAGTGGATGGCAAACGGCACCTGGTCATCAAGTCTCCGCTGGGCGTTGTGGGCGCGATTGGCCCGTGGAATTTCCCGCTGGTGCTGGGCATTCGCAAAGCCGCGCCCGCGCTGGCCGCCGGTTGCACGGTCGTGTTGAAGCCTTCGGAACTGACGCCGCTCAGCACGCTGGCTTTTGCCGAATGTGTGGCCGAGGCCAAGCTGCCGGCGGGCGTCTTTCAGGTCGTACTCGGCGACGCGCCGGAAATCGGGCAAGAGTTTTTGGCGCATCCGCTCTGCCGCAAAGTCACGTTCACCGGTTCGACCGCAGTGGGCCGCTTGTTGATCGCCGGCGCGGCGCACACGATCAAACCGCTCGCGCTGGAACTGGGCGGGCACGCGCCGGTGCTGGTCTTTGACGACATTGATCTGCCGCGCGCCGTCGAAGGCGTGGTCATCGCCAAGACGCGCAACACCGGCCAATCCTGCATCGCGGCGAATCGCATCTACGTGCAGCGCAGCATCTACGACCAATTCCTCGACGCCTTTGTCACGCGGATGCAGGCGCTCAAGGTGGGCGGCGCGTTTGAGCCGAACGTCGAAGTCGGGCCGTTGATTGATGCGCACGGTTTGCACAAAGCGCTCGAACACATCGAGAACGCTGTGGCCTTGGGTGCGCGTGTCTTGTGCGGTGGCAAACGCTGGGGCGTGACGGGTTATTTTATAGAGCCGACGGTGCTGGCTGATGTGCCCAAAGACGCGCTGTGTATGAGCGAAGAAACCTTCGCGCCTATCGCGCCGGTTTGCGCGTTCGAGACGGAAGAAGAGGCGTTGGAATTGGCGAACGCTTCGCCGTATGGGTTAAGCGCCTATGCCTTCACCGGCAGTCTGGATCGTGCGTTTCGTTTGATGGAAGGCTTGGAAGCCGGGACGATAGGGATCAATGACGGTGTGCCCTCGACCAGCAATTGCCCCTTTGGCGGCATCAAACAAAGCGGCTGGGGCCGGGAGCTAGGAACAGAGGGAATGGAGGCGTTTCTGGAAACCAAGCACGTTTCGCTGGGACTCCAAATCTGA